A DNA window from Sphaeramia orbicularis chromosome 22, fSphaOr1.1, whole genome shotgun sequence contains the following coding sequences:
- the LOC115413916 gene encoding G-protein coupled receptor family C group 6 member A-like → MFLLWLSVTICTFCPHSEEFLHAYSDGDIIIGGLFAIHAKTNRTTETGPAHCTSYDVRNFLRSQVMIFALEEINQRTPKLLPNLTLGYDIYDTCGDVTVAIRATLQLLKNQSDPQSCLLPVNISSDLVEPRTKALIGERYSEVSAAVARVVALSSVPQISYASTSVLLSRKTKFPTFLRTISSDEYQTKAIAELVKQFNWKIVAIVGSDDEYGKYGSDGLVANFREMNNTCVEFIEILPGDFSLLNDRTHEKLSELVSTINQSSAEAIIMFTHDRNVAIIMEEAIERNLNRTWIASDAWATSSNIFELPNIHRAGQVFGFISKRNEVPGFEDYVKSMFGSSQNPILQHYRSSHLPKECEALSSFIDQDESYNIYLAVQVVAEGLRSLLKCDNQHCKRHPPFPASELLTEIKAVNFTVNTTHVYFDINGDPSLGYDILYWNMSDSNRGIKTIGEYWPRGKIEIPEDLVEQMSSVMVTADNCSKTCDHGHELKLQERKCCRYCVPCSDGEFSPGNGTPCARCNESQYSSKKRDKCLEKDTECLRWTDPFVIILSSLEVSGIIVTIVFSILFTIHRNTPIVKAVGGYLCFLELSSLLFCFCLTLTYPGDPSKVSCMLALPLFGIAFSLCISCILANLLQILVGFKFQLTRASWLKKFNKPMAVVTIVFGIQVAICVPWLYFDPPVPKEHNQKQTILKTCVRGSSWFFAAMLGYNALLALICFGFAFKGKQLPDLYKNAGLVTISMVLYLVIWALFIPIHINLNGVYKHAIEGAAIVISSYSILGCHLAPKCYIMVFRKEINNEQAIMEHIKKHYEQKGISALST, encoded by the exons ATGTTTTTGCTGTGGCTGTCGGTCACGATCTGTACATTTTGCCCACATTCAGAGGAGTTTCTACATGCATACTCTGATGGAGATATCATCATTGGAGGACTTTTTGCTATTCATGCAaaaaccaacagaaccacagagactgGACCTGCCCACTGTACCAG CTATGATGTTAGAAATTTCCTGCGCTCTCAAGTGATGATATTTGCCCTTGAAGAAATAAACCAGCGCACACCAAAGCTTCTACCTAACCTCACCTTAGGATATGACATCTACGACACCTGTGGAGATGTCACGGTTGCCATCAGAGCAACGCTCCAGCTGCTCAAAAACCAGTCAGACCCTCAAAGCTGTTTACTACCAGTAAATATTAGTTCAGATTTAGTTGAACCCAGAACTAAAGCACTGATAGGTGAGAGGTACTCTGAGGTATCAGCAGCTGTTGCACGAGTTGTTGCTCTGTCTTCAGTTCCCCAG ATTAGCTATGCATCAACCAGTGTGTTGCTGAGTAGGAAGACGAAGTTCCCCACTTTCCTGCGAACAATATCGAGTGATGAATATCAAACTAAGGCAATTGCTGAACTGGTGAAGCAGTTTAACTGGAAAATAGTGGCCATTGTGGGAAGTGATGATGAGTATGGGAAGTACGGCAGTGACGGCCTAGTGGCCAACTTCAGGGAGATGAACAACACCTGCGTTGAATTCATTGAAATCCTGCCTGGAGACTTTTCCCTTCTCAATGACAGAACTCATGAGAAGCTGTCGGAGCTAGTGAGCACTATAAACCAATCCTCAGCTGAAGCCATAATCATGTTCACACACGACAGAAACGTTGCTATCATTATGGAGGAAGCTATTGAACGCAACCTAAACAGAACTTGGATTGCCAGTGATGCTTGGGCCACTTCCTCAAATATCTTTGAACTTCCCAACATTCACAGGGCAGGGCAGGTGTTTGGATTCATCTCGAAGAGGAACGAGGTGCCGGGTTTTGAGGACTATGTCAAATCAATGTTTGGCAGCTCTCAGAACCCCATTTTACAACATTACCGCAGTTCTCATCTGCCTAAGGAGTGTGAGGCACTGAGTTCTTTCATTGACCAGGATGAATCGTATAATATCTACTTAGCTGTCCAAGTCGTCGCTGAGGGTCTCCGGAGCTTGTTGAAATGTGACAACCAACATTGTAAACGTCATCCCCCATTTCCAGCCTCTGAA CTTCTAACAGAGATAAAGGCAGTCAATTTCACAGTTAACACTACACATGTATACTTTGACATCAACGGAGACCCCAGTTTAGGTTACGATATTTTGTATTGGAACATGTCGGACTCCAACAGAGGCATTAAAACCATTGGGGAATACTGGCCACGTGGAAAGATTGAAATCCCAGAGGACCTTGTTGAACAAATGTCCAGTGTGATG GTGACTGCTGATAACTGCTCCAAAACATGTGACCATGGACATGAACTGAAACTGCAAGAACGTAAATGCTGTCGGTATTGTGTTCCGTGTTCAGATGGAGAGTTCTCACCTGGAAATG GTACACCATGTGCACGGTGCAACGAATCCCAATATTCATCTAAAAAAAGGGATAAGTGTCTGGAGAAAGATACTGAGTGCCTGCGCTGGACGGATCCCTTTGTGATTATTTTAAGTTCCTTGGAAGTGTCCGGCATCATTGTTACTATTGTGTTTTCTATTTTGTTCACAATCCATCGCAATACTCCCATTGTGAAGGCTGTGGGAGGTTACTTGTGTTTCTTGGAGCTTTCGTCCTTACTGTTCTGTTTCTGCCTTACTTTAACCTACCCTGGAGATCCCTCTAAGGTTTCCTGCATGCTGGCCCTGCCTCTCTTTGGCATCGCCTTTTCCCTCTGTATCTCCTGTATTCTGGCCAACCTCCTCCAAATTCTAGTGGGCTTCAAATTTCAACTGACCAGAGCATCCTGGCTGAAGAAGTTCAATAAGCCGATGGCAGTGGTGACCATCGTCTTTGGGATCCAGGTGGCTATATGTGTTCCATGGCTGTACTTTGACCCCCCTGTTCCCAAAGAACACAACCAGAAACAGACCATCCTGAAGACATGTGTCAGAGGCTCCTCTTGGTTCTTTGCTGCCATGCTGGGCTATAACGCTTTGCTGGCTCTTATTTGCTTTGGTTTTGCATTTAAAGGAAAGCAGCTGCCAGATTTGTATAAAAATGCTGGTTTAGTCACCATCAGTATGGTGCTGTACCTCGTCATCTGGGCTCTCTTTATCCCCATTCACATCAATCTGAACGGGGTTTACAAACATGCTATAGAAGGTGCTGCCATTGTCATTTCCAGCTACAGCATCCTGGGCTGCCACTTGGCCCCAAAGTGTTACATAATGGTATTCAGGAAAGAGATCAATAATGAGCAAGCCATTATGGAGCACATCAAGAAGCATTATGAGCAGAAAGGCATCAGTGCTCTGAGTACCTAA